Part of the Zea mays cultivar B73 chromosome 4, Zm-B73-REFERENCE-NAM-5.0, whole genome shotgun sequence genome is shown below.
ATATCAAAAGCGGATCACATTTTAAATAAAATGAATGCAACTAAAAGGGGCAACAAAAAAAGGCTTAAACACGTGATCAGAATACATGGAACAAGCTTTTGACAATAAATATTATCTACTGGTGGCAACAAGTCGTTTTACAATATATGTAAAATGATACATAATATGCTAACAGAAAAGTAGATAGACCCACACAGCATACAATTGTTTGTGCATAACACAGCCAGGTCAGCCATGACCAACTTTGGGGATATCATAGTGCTCGCTGAGGTTAGCCAGGTATTGGTTGAAGTCCTGCATGCGGTCCTTGTACGACTTGTTTGCGACTTTGGCCATCTTCTTCATGTCGATCTTCTGCTTCTGTTCCATGTAGCGGCGCTCTGCTTGTGTGAGATGGTCATAATCAGAATGTGGGTTCTTTTCGTCTTCATTCTTATTAGATTCAGTCTGAGACGACTCCTCACGCTGgtacttcttcttctttttctttactCCACCATCCTTCACGTCCAGCGCTTTACCCTTCAGCTGCAGCCGTCCTCCAACGACGTTTTGGTATTCCAACATCTTG
Proteins encoded:
- the LOC118476974 gene encoding protein FAM32A-like; protein product: MLEYQNVVGGRLQLKGKALDVKDGGVKKKKKKYQREESSQTESNKNEDEKNPHSDYDHLTQAERRYMEQKQKIDMKKMAKVANKSYKDRMQDFNQYLANLSEHYDIPKVGHG